From one Phaeodactylum tricornutum CCAP 1055/1 PHATR_bd_31x35 genomic scaffold, whole genome shotgun sequence genomic stretch:
- a CDS encoding predicted protein has protein sequence MAADGANAFRGALGRIGWSVPAANAFTNEGFDAMDSLGLVTCDRLKDICKIIRRGTDGVAAVPAAGGNAAVAAAPGIPGIAIPMMWEYKLSGMHLWVSERLQQGTPVVAADFTAAIGNLYTRKVRELEEAKDEEDVQVKPPAPFSKQTKWIPFFKLLVNYLSSVTGVNKVPLDYVVRKDDDVAAPDTEFEMEHEKLVLLTPHTGTAFDKDNGKVWIQALNCHYEGDAVMSKSKAAAFDVLEHTTYTGERRHFGMEKYTNALSTAFQTLDEYGETLTESRKMLSGIAVIQGDADRMSNFAKAADYLALFTNTDTSQKTGRSISSAQRTSNNKKKPAIRAGNYTPNEWHQLSDKEKDKVRAKRAAAKPLATRTSAQLRQSLVRMLSATLVRGLMKLSIAGLRSSKRWTKVCGDRGIGRMISGSRSSRFEGQVDLDSHADTCIMGKVFHIYSATGQKCTVMPYSDKYKPRVVEVADGCTAFDDPVTGETFILDVFQALDMTGDLQDPSLLCPNQLRANGLIVDNVPKHLCHNRESTHSIYIPEMKLRISLELQGVMSGFQARLPTQTEIETCVHVKLTAQEAWDPSSDELEQQERLKETRLSNVAGTVSTLFSGRKSEISAVLSSVSSMLVDDDFVCGMEQSVRITLAVASSTVCTKSRHSTMEPMELSCRWGIGLSTAQKTLKTMSEPLTPWQNRAESEIRELKKQVLCIMSHEGIPQRFWDYVAEYVSEIRSRTAHPLYNLKGRTPIEHVTGETPDIMEWLEYRMYQPVWYLDPGDFPEEKKLLGRWLGPAHRVGQAFCCWIVPKSGRVIARSTVQPVSEDERGLDSFKTRLKDFDKSVQDFLNRGDTHLES, from the exons ATGGCTGCTGACGGTGCTAATGCGTTTCGTGGTGCGCTCGGGCGGATCGGATGGTCTGTTCCTGCGGCAAACGCGTTTACGAACGAAGGTTTTGATGCGATGGACTCCCTTGGCTTGGTTACTTGTGACCGTCTCAAGGATATCTGCAAGATCATTCGTCGCGGTACCGATGGTGTGGCCGCAGTGCCAGCTGCTGGTGGAAAcgctgcggtggcggcggcgcctGGCATCCCTGGGATAGCGATCCCCATGATGTGGGAGTACAAGCTAAGCGGAATGCATCTCTGGGTGTCTGAGCGTCTCCAACAGGGGACTCCGGTTGTTGCGGCGGACTTTACTGCGGCTATCGGAAACCTGTACACCAGGAAGGTGCGTGAACTAGAAGAAGCGAAGGATGAGGAGGATGTCCAAGTCAAGCCTCCGGCTCCGTTCTCGAAGCAAACGAAGTGGATTCCGTTCTTCAAGTTGTTGGTCAACTATTTGAGCTCCGTGACGGGTGTTAACAAAGTGCCGTTGGATTATGTTGTCCGGAAAGATGACGACGTCGCTGCACCGGATACCGAGTTTGAGATGGAGCACGAGAAGTTGGTCTTGTTGACTCCCCATACGGGGACGGcgttcgacaaagacaacgGAAAAGTTTGGATCCAG GCTTTGAATTGTCACTATGAAGGTGATGCGGTGATGTCCAAGTCAAAGGCGGCTGCGTTCGATGTGCTCGAGCACACCACCTACACTGGCGAGCGTCGTCACTTCGGGATGGAAAAGTACACAAATGCTTTGTCAACGGCGTTCCAGACTCTTGACGAGTATGGCGAGACATTGACGGAGTCCAGGAAG ATGCTCTCGGGAATTGCGGTAATTCAAGGCGACGCGGACCGCATGTCTAATTTTGCAAAGGCGGCCGATTATTTGGCCTTGTTTACTAACACTGATACCTCTCAGAAGACAGGTCGGTCAATTTCAAGCGCTCAGCGGACTagtaacaacaagaagaagccggcCATTCGAGCTGGCAATTATACTCCAAATGAATGGCATCAACTTTCAGataaggaaaaagacaaagtCCGAGCCAAGCGAGCGGCCGCGAAGCCTCTCGCAACAAGAACAAGCGCTCAGCTGCGGCAATCACTCGTTCGA ATGTTGTCAGCCACCCTAGTTCGAGGCCTCATGAAGCTTTCAATTGCTGGATTGCGGTCTAGTAAGAGATGGACCAAAGTTTGTGGCGACCGTGGCATTGGTCGAATGATTTCGGGATCTAGAAGTTCAAGATTTGAAGGTCAAGTAGATCTTGACTCCCATGCAGATACATGTATTATGGGAAAGGTGTTCCACATATACAGTGCAACCGGGCAGAAATGCACGGTTATGCCGTATTCGGATAAGTACAAACCAAGAGTTGTTGAGGTTGCAGATGGATGTACTGCATTTGATGACCCGGTCACCGGTGAGACGTTCATTTTGGATGTGTTCCAGGCATTGGACATGACGGGTGACTTGCAGGACCCTTCATTGTTGTGCCCGAACCAATTGCGTGCGAATGGTTTAATTGTGGACAATGTTCCCAAACATTTGTGTCACAACCGCGAATCAACTCACTCTATTTATATTCCTGAGATGAAATTGcgtatttctttggaattgcAGGGAGTTATGTCAGGGTTCCAGGCACGGTTGCCTACCCAGACGGAGATTGAGACTTGCGTTCATGTCAAACTCACTGCACAGGAAGCGTGGGATCCTAGTTCTGACGAGCTAGAACAACAAGAGCGTTTGAAGGAGACTCGGTTGTCTAACGTAGCTGGCACCGTGTCTACGTTATTTTCGGGTCGAAAATCAGAGATCTCAGCAGTCTTATCGTCCGTCAGCTCTATGCTTGTGGATGATGACTTTGTTTGTGGAATGGAACAGTCTGTTCGGATCACATTGGCTGTGGCTAGTAGTACTGTGTGTACCAAGTCGCGGCACTCAACGATGGAACCGATGGAACTATCTTGTCGTTGGGGCATCGGCCTCTCGACGGCACAGAAAACTTTGAAA ACCATGTCTGAACCACTGACCCCGTGGCAAAACCGGGCGGAATCGGAGATCCGGGAACTCAAGAAACAAGTGCTTTGTATTATGTCCCATGAGGGTATTCCGCAAAGATTTTGGGATTATGTTGCCGAGTACGTTTCGGAGATTCGGTCTCGGACTGCTCACCCATTGTACAATCTCAAAGGTAGGACACCCATTGAGCATGTCACCGGGGAGACCCCGGATATCATGGAGTGGCTGGAGTACAGGATGTACCAGCCTGTGTGGTACTTGGACCCTGGGGACTTCCCAgaggagaagaaattgcttggccgGTGGTTGGGTCCTGCACACAGAGTCGGACAGGCGTTCTGTTGCTGGATCGTTCCCAAGTCGGGACGAGTGATTGCACGGTCTACGGTGCAGCCAGTTTCAGAAGACGAGCGTGGATTGGACAGTTTCAAGACTAGGTTGAAGGATTTTGACAAGTCAGTCCAGGACTTCCTCAACAGGGGCGACACACAT CTGGAAAGCTGA